The segment gaaattaaattgtaaactCTGCTGTTTTTAAAGTgaagataaatatatataatttaaatttatcatatttcttaataaaaaatcttcagATTTGATTTTCGTgtaatgcaaaatttaatgtcACCCTATATTCAAAAACTGCGAAATCAATTGGAAAAAGTGAGTTTTTGATGCCATAAGATGTATTAATGCATGATATTTGCAGTTTTAACAGCAATGTTTGTTTATACGTTATCTCAAAGtcaaatttttgttgagaataaTAAGTGCTAACTTCCATAccaatttgaaaacattttgtttaaaactttaaatttttttaaaatttattttgtatattaacaTGCTGAACACAAACATTAATTTACCAGTAATatatagttttgaaaatattatcatttatatatgtatatgtaccttTAATATATAGTCAGTTTTTGTCTTTAAgtaatgttttttcaaaaaatgttaagttATTTCACAAATCGTTTATAACACTATGATCTATAATATTCTGTGGTTTCTATTTAGAATTTTAactattaaaatctttaaatgtaCAAACAATGgagtattattgaaaaaatattggtACATTTTAGATTAACTATTTTcataacttaaaatatttgcacATAGAATAAGGAAAAGAAAACATGAGTTTTCCTACATTAAAGGTGTGAATACATATTTTTGGACTTACAGGTTTGCACTTTTTTCTctccattttaaataaatatatgcaaaTTTCACATTTTAAGATCTCAATCGAATATTATATTTGGTCAATAGTCATTTTtgcacattaaaaaaatgttgaacaatttgtttttttaatcagcTTTATGACCCTGCAAAATGATCTTAAAGATTTGAATTTTCATTAACAATCTAATATTATTATCAAATGAATCTAAAACTATCtgcttcaaaataatatttaaaagaaaaattaaagaagcattttaacaaaaactagtaaaaattggttaaagaattagaaattaaatttaaatttaatttatttttagatttattaccTTAAAAACGATTTggatgaaaatttatttattaaggtaagtagtactattggatagtaGGAAAATCAGGTTAAGTATTGCCGAAGTAAGAGGAGATCATAGTTGCACATTTTGGAATGTAACTTTCTAGTTTTTCAAtctttccaaaaaatatttttaattattttttaaacaaaaaattaacaataatacaaTGGTGCCAAATGCTGATAAATATTATACTTGAGTAAAAAaactatagatagatataagaaaattatataagctttcttttgcacactttgataaataaaaaaaaaactttttttgcaaacatgGTAAAACTAGTAAGTCCTTTCATCAATTTTTTTGCAAGGAACAATAGGTAAAAGCTGCACTCATTAAGAAAATGACCCCTTTATCTCCAGCAGTTATTGACCTTTGTTCTTGAAAGTAAGTGCTTTTCCTACTATTTTATAAGTCAGTATTGCGGTATTGCTAAGGATTGCAGCCAACTCATTTATACCGATTTTTGTATTGTTCAGACCTTATTTGACGCATGCAAACCCTCCTCCAAAAATGACACTATTTCCATAATtcacttaattttattaatatcataatgaaattcagcataaataaattttatataaacttaaaacGTTCCACAAATTCGTATGCTGATCGGCTCATATTTAACCCTATCTCTATATCATCTTTCAGAAAACCATTTTTTGAACCATCTATGTATTAAGAAAAAGATCAATAACGTCGCCGATTGCTAACGGATTTTTAAATACACATGAGTATACATGGATTtataatcaattaataaatagAACTGTTCCTATACTTATTATCGAAAAGCATCTCCAAACCTAAACAATGTTATTTGTGATCCCAGATTTATACGacaattatgtttgttttttaattagaatttattgtaaacttaaacttaaattttatcacAACAGCTTTAATATCCTTAGGAACTAAatgcttaaatattaaaaataagtaaactTAATTAACTAAAGTATggcttaaaatcttaaaaataaaaaacaggtTCTCCTAGTTATGTCATCAATTTAGACTTTTCAATAATTCGATTCATTCAGCTCTGCttgaaaatacattaaaatataaaggaatccaTATTCGTGTCGTAGTGggattcaaatttttttatgtcaCGAAAAAGTTGTTCGATAAGAATCGCTTGTTTCTTTTGTGACAACTTAGAGAGCAGGTTTAGTGGTGCCAAAGTGTATTTTGGCTGGATAGTAGTTTTTGAGTTGGTGTTTGGAATATTGTTGCACATTACGACTGTTGACAACCGTTGGGGAGaaatatttttgagaaataattgatttttgcATTCGGCATGTAGACTGTCATCGGGCAGAGGTAGttgtaaaagtttctttttgtaCTGATTTTGATTGATATTACGATTAATTGGTTTTAAATTAGTGTATGATGGAAATCCTTTTGGAGTAATGTGACCGCTGACAGCGGAAGTCATGTCGTGAACACGTTTCTTCATGCGTTTCAAATGCTTCTGTTTATCTGTTTCTGCTCTGTCTCGAGGGCATTCAAATGATTTTTTCCATAACAAATAAGTTGGGTCATTATCAACTTTTTTCGAAGAAGGCAACAAAGACGACAAATCATCAAATGATGAGCACCTTGGCATGGCTTTCAAAACAATTCGTTTTCTATTCGATTTCTGGCTTTTAGTTGACTGCGTTGGTGTGGGCATTTTTTCACGTTTCAAACTCATGCGTTGACATGTACGTTTCATTAGGCCAGGAATATTATTATTGACATCTTGAACGGATGTAGGAACACATTGTGCTGCATGTACGTTTCccattttctttagtttaaataGTAAGACTCCTTGTGTTGGCTATTGAGAATACAAATGAATACTGCATACACTTCATAAATTTCTCATTCTATTTATACATTTAACGCATTAGATCTCAATTCAGGTACATTAACGTAAGCCATCAGCATCACTTATTGTATTGTACAAATGTCTGTTCAACATATGTATTATAATTTGCCAACCTTTTCCATACCGCTCAGTCAggtaatttatgtaaattaaaacatttcgtCTATTTATCAATATCACCAATCACAACATTCTTTATCTAATTGGATTCTCAAAATGAGCACTTTCATTACCTAGACAAACGATATCATCGTCTTTTCAATCGTCACATTAATCTTAATCCAATCAGTGTTTGTCATCTTGAGGTGACTTGACGTAATTAATCCTTTCAACGTTTGTCAATACTTTCGGAGAATGCTGTAGGGATTTTTAGTTGGTTTCCCTTGTAACGTACCATATGTAGCAGCAAAAGCGCCAGTGTATGTTGTCGCTCCTTGGTAAATACGTTGTATTAACGTAAATTACGCAAAACTTCCCTACAccttttttctgttgtttccacttataaatactaaataatgctaaatattttaaaacagattTGTATGTTTGACTTTGTTTGCTTAAGATTACACATCTTTaagtcaaaattaaaaacacttttatgaGTTTCCTAAGATTTATACCCTTATTAAGGAATGTTGTATAAACAATTTCTCTATCTCGTTCTACTTAATttacactttaaaaaaaaattggatttttcatTATTGTAATGATATGATTTCTTACTTTTAAAAGGTGGAAAAATTGAGTCAAAACATCACCCCAGGAATGCATTTGATTAAATTGACCCAGATAATAcaatcttattaaaaaattatacaatttaattgtattaactttaaatatgtatgtatgtagatctaaaatttatttcaaaataaaaaaaatatgttaagttatgttattaaaatatttttcacatgAATTCATTCTGacgtaaaaaaatcttaaatagaacttttaaaataatattttaattttcaaaattaattatcaactaaatgtatataattctaattttggaacaaaaattttaattaaaaacaattcggTCATGTTAAAAATTaggattattttaataattaacgaaaaaaagtagtttttaccCTAATTctgaaatgttttaaacatatgttttataGTAGAGAAGTTATATAAGAGCAGGGTGAAATATGAGCCTATCCTAAGTTTCATAAAGAGATTTACGTTAACACACAAAATGTTAATaagtttattattgattttcaaAGTTAATCATTATGAAAATCAGTATTCCTGATTTTAGTAGGGATACTAGaacttttaacataattatgggctcaaaagtaatatttaaggGATTCCGTTGTAttagggctaggtgaaataatgaatcgattttaaccattttaaaatcaaattccatcaaattatcttgtagtttgattacaaggacaTAATTAAATTCACTAAGAAAATTATTCAAAGCCAATTGCTTTATTGAGTTACAAACCTTAGAACGAACCCTTCACactagggtataaaaatataaataaataaaacctgCATTTAAATCCTATTTTGCttgattaattaaaatatgtatgaaaatcaaTACAATATGTTAATTTTCGTATGTGAAACATtgggtttataaataaatgtatagttCAGATCAAAAAAAGTAAGAGAAAGTGACACaggaaaaagcttttctttaaatCACTTATACAAGGTAATAAACGGTGAGTTAATAAAAACGATAACAGCGTTAAACTTTAcacataaaatcatttaaagcattttcGGGCAAAggagatttcttaaaaaaaaaattgtttaatacacTATGCCATTCACGCGACCATCTCTAATACGACGCACAATTTATGGCTCAATTaacattttcgaaataaaaacacatattagtgtatttgttaaattattgtatatatactaagtacatacatatgtatatttataattgatattatggattttatacttatttacaAACTGAAaactaaacacaaaaataaattcgATATTAAgtataatgtatttaaatattatgtgTGCCCAAAAAGTACAGATTTTTTTGGATGGTATAAAGTTTTAGGTTAATCGAATAGGGGAAACATTTTGTCTTTTGACCAAATCTTCCAGAAAAAAATGTGGCGTCATGAAATAAAtccccaaaacaaaaaataaaattttgggaCTTATTGCAATATTAAATAACTCCccgatttaaaaattaaaaaagtgccaacgaaatgaaataactccctaaATTAAAAGGAATGAACAGTacctaattttaaaataaaataggtgCATATTTTACCCGtattttttgtagaatatttatgaatacaACGGGTTGCAATGCTTGTTAAAAAATCGACATCTGGAGATAGAACTATGGAACAATTATGTTTTagtgacatttaaaaaaagtaagtcGCGCGTACGTTTGAGTGAGTCTCTAAAGTAtaatacatttcagtttaatcGATGAATAAAGATTTCTTAAATAGACGGTCCATGTTTCATTTCAGACAGTGCTTCAAGATAGTTTTTAAAGGTAATCTATGTTAAATTGCAATTAACGTTCCAGGTAAAATGGCCCCAAAATTgggtaaaaatttattatcaattctttttcagttttttaatacatattttgatcAATAAACTGAACGATATTATAAAGATATCATTTAGATGATGATATCGAGAACGATAGTATTTATGTACTAAATGGTACCTTTCCTTATGATAtcgtttttccataaaattatgaTATTGATTTCGCTAGTTTTTTCAAACGTTTGTAGTCCTTAATTTTTCTCGTTTTCAGTAATAAAATACGATATCATAATAGCCTTTAAAAGACAATACCGTTTCCTCTATCATATCGTTCTTTGGTTTATTGGGGTgccaattaataaattttttatttttctaacacAGAAATAATTAATACATAACTGAAATGAAtcttgttataaattgtatgaatcgAACATGACTTTTTTTCCGAAACCATTTtcatgcaaaatattaaaatttcataaaaagtatGAACGATATTCCACTATTCACTATTCTGTTTACATATTAACATAATATTAATCCAATATAagcgaattttgtataataaaaataaaaagtaaaatgttgaaaaacaaaatctaaaacagGAAATCACCAGCAAACATAGTTAACATCTATTCTTCCAAAGAACCAGAAAATTACGCGGAAATTTCATCGACTTTAAACTAAAAgtcataaagaaataaaaaattgtctaaaaaatttaaaacaattttattttgtttattaaataaaaaacttattctTAATATTAAGCCTTCTTGAAGATCATCATGGAAAATTATGTTCAGAAGGTCTAACTACGCAAAAATGCAATGAGAGTTGAAGGTCTTGCCTGCTAATGCCACAACCACTGAGTTGTTCTTATTTCTGTTAGGGTAAATTCATTATGCCGTATATCCTcgcattatttttattaaataaactaaaatttaattctaaaaagaataaaattaacatattacAAATATCTCTTTGTCCCTGTGCTTGAAACTTATCTAAACTGTGGCAGCATTTGTACCCAAGTATGGATATTAAATTCAAATGATAAaactgaatttaaataaaatttgccgAAACACTCCCAAACATAAATGagcatacacacatacatatgtaagtatttatacatacatatatcgttTGATGTATGAAGAACTACTACGATTTTTATGAACAATTTCCTAAAGAAGCGATActatgagaaaaattaaaaagggatATTTTCAGTTACTTACTGACTAGATAGAATATTTAGATGATTTTATGATAAGTAAAGCAACCAAAAATTtgcaatataatatttttataactttatttataattttaaaattgggagaaattgtttttatacatcAAGGGAGGCCAATCCAATGTATACgatagtataaatattttatttagagatttttggattttatataACGATATGAATTGAGTATGTATTCATACggatatgtgtatgtatgtttgttatttGACATAATCACACAGTACGTGCTgtcatttgtttataatttaaataaattcacaaaTTGTTTCCTATTTGTAGGCTTATAAACATGTCTTCCAAAGAATATATGAATGTTAGAGTGTCTCCTAGGACGAAAATTGTTAAGTGTAATTCGTATTCGTTCGAGAAATCCCAGAAaacattgtttaataaaacaataattttcaatagttttaatatttttttataattatggaaaaaattcaaTCTGTCGAAATTTTATTGGGAAATGTCTAGGACGATATTTTGTTATTCCGGGTTTAAACATTGATATGTATAATTTTAGAGGTTGCCCAGGAGcaaatgttcaaaaatattttttttttgtaaacgcTCTACAATTTGTATGTAGTGGGAATCCATGAATGAATGTATTGGAGGCGTGGGagtataattttcatattcattttataaatgcgtgatttcattaaaataaacacagaaaaaactatCAATTGAAAACTGAtggttgtttgttttattttattttactttactttatttttctttaatcttGTGAATCGTACATATTTGTGTTGGTAAacaaatgtcataaaaaatttacattctcGTATAATTGACAGTAAACATATGTACATGGTAGTAGTTCAataattataactttttattttgattatggTCATATTTTTATCGCACACAaacaaatgtatgtgtgtacgtatgtatgtatgaaactttttttttaaattttacacagaTTAATTTAAGGTATTGAACTGAAATTGATATATCATAAACTTCATTAAATTTCACCGAAACCATCATATTACcccttaaaaaaatcatttgtaaAAACTTGACAAAAACTGCAGCCTGCACAACAACAGACAAACTACacaagtacaaaaataaaaccattatCCATTATCcattactatttaaaattttatatttcagttttttatttgcgatgtatgttgaaaatttaaaatacttaaatttattaactcCCGGTTATAACGGTCACTGCTGTAGAGCAGTGACACTGCACAATTTAAAGTTTCATaaaacataattgtttttattatacaaataaaaaaatatgttacctTCAAACGGGGAAATAAAGCagttcaaaaaagctttttacattaaaaaaatatattattggaGAAATTTATTACGCTGACAAATGCAtcttagtaaaaaattttatatgtatattttatatgtatgtatatgtatcaatattttacataaatatgttgTTGCCGATACATTAGGTAAGCAAATTTAACTTTACGAATTATAAAGTAAAAGAAACTttaagtaagagtgttatattcggctgtgccgactGTTATATACACACGTCAAATCATTCGTCATTGCCGAAAAGGAAtactttcttataaataatCTTTGATATTAAAGAATCGATGATTTTGTTACAGCATTtcctgaagggggccttatttgggggatagggtcaattatattaTATCAACAGCTTCAAATTTAAAGAAAGCGAAATTTATCATTCAAATGCAAGACATTTGATTATCAAAGATCGTTATCAACTGCAAAAGCTCGACAAATTTAAGGGTAAATGAGAAATAAAGATaccaaaacttaaaaattagaTGCAATGACAATATAGTGCTTTAATATAATATGTAGTTAATCTGTCCATTGACATTAGGTAGAATAGTTCTAGCTTCATCAATCGATCAAAATTATCATGGTATCCGATCATATAAAGTACaagttttacaaacaaaatcagttatgtgtaataaaatattaaaatttagaaatatattgcGGTACCGTAAAATGGAATAACTCCCAAcgagaaaaatgaaataaaatccaatttcataaaaattaacttttaaaatggaaaaactttcaaagtttaaGTCTcagaaaatgcaaaataacTCCCAATGAAAcaaatccaaaaatatatatgaaataattcccaagtTAATcaatatatttgtgtaaaaaacttTCAATGAATTAATTTCTAACAGaagtgaaataactcccaaatcCATAGGAAAGTGTGTTGGGCAGCAGGCCTTCGGCCGGGCtcaaaaatattagtatttCACACACaggcttcgctaaattaagccttttctatataaatggactatttgtatttaattatatgTAAGAGTGCCACAGTGTACACGGAATGATACATTAAAAAGTATCACAATGTTCTTAATAATAATGACATAAAATATATGATGTGCAAAGAAAGGTTaaatttagcgaagccggtgttggaaATACCCCAAAGTTTAAAAACCTTGCGTCCGATGGAAGGCTGGCTGTCCACGACACTTGTTTAAAGAAATCCAAAATACATTATCCGTCAAACttgtaaaaatgaaataaatcccaACAAGAATGAAAAAACTCcaaacaataatgaaaaataacttctaattttaacaaaatgtgcaaaaattaaattactctatgtacatatgaaataactgcaaattttttaaccaaaggaaatatttcccaacaaaaaaatttattgggagttgtttcataaaaaattgaaataagttCCAATAAATTCGTAgtaatttcatatgaaataagtccctatttgtatggaaaatgatatgggtgttatttcattttacccgttgggagttatttcattcgagaaattacaaaataaaacagtttGTTTTGCACTCCTGAAAAcctaacaaaaacacaaaactatttttttcggAGCAACGACGTATATAACTATAtagtatattaaaatattttcttgtcTTTTTAGAACAAATCATATAATAATTGCCTTGCATACACCACAATTTAAATCAACAGGTAATCCGTAAAATGAacacatatatttataaatattgttaaattttatttatttctatttatctaAACGAACTTTTGAATTATAttctaatataattattatattattgttgtttatattaatgttgtttatatttaatcattaataattagaagaaaaaaaaacaagttagagtggcatattcggctgtgtcgatTATAAAATACTCTCCACCAGCTACATTGAATAGAAAACCCCCAAGATTAAATAGCTTAAATATGTTACAAATGCAAAATTACAAACACCATatgattttttactttaatagcGCCCTAAAATATGGTTCagctttataataatttgtatggGAGTTCGGAACAGTTACGGatgatcgttaaacaaatttacggTATATTGGACCGATgggaaatgtatgtatgtatgtatgtcgaaCTAGTTTGTCGTACTGCAGGGTTAATGGGATGTACAATAGAAATAAACCATTTTCACACCTAAGAAAATCAGATATGTTTCATAACACAATtacacaaatatacaaaaatttcctaTCAAATACGcgtaaataaattagaaaaaagtaaaaacttttagaataaaaaaatacatacatttgtattcttgtagaaaataaataaaaaattacacacaattGAAGTTGacaaatgaaaaagtaaaagaaagaaTAATATAGACATAAAATTAGTAACATACTgtgataaaaatcaaataaaaccatTTCCATGTACATAACGAATTCAGAGCACACTTCATcataaacaattgaaattttacacaacaaaaataaacctGATTTGTTAcgaatattgtttattaaatttaatacttatgtgtaataagttaatattttattacgtGACTAGACTTAAGTGTGTAAAATGTGGGCCACAAAAACGTCgtcttcaaatattttaaattgttcgaAATCGAATGTCAGAAGGAAAACGTTCCCACTTTAGCGAGCACGACAAAGAACTCATGAGTaagagaaaaatagaaaaaaactgtaaaaagaaCTAGATTAGAAGGAAATACgtattttggaaaaaagaaatgcaaaacaaatgtgtaaaagagataaaaacaaacatttatttatgttaaaaaatgtaaatgttgacaaagtgtattcatatttttcatttttgttccactattattatttctagcacaaaaaatggtgtttgtaatatttttctttacttttcacTTTCATATCACACAAAAACACAATCATATAAactcaaacatacaaatattaacAACCAGAAAAAGAGAGTCCTTGAAAAGGTATGTGGACGTATGTACGTgtataaattttcagaaattaaatacacatacaaacttAAATACCGATACGAACTCAACAATACATATTGTTTAGGAATATTTTTATGCAACATTCAAAAAAAGTGGTACCCTGTAGTATTTTAATAACGAAATCCTTTTTCTGGGATCATTTTGGTGCAAAAACCGTTTACGATTCCTAAAACGTTCGATTGCGTTcgattaaacatatttaaataaattacggATACAGctgatttaaagttttcaaaaatcgTTCAAAAGGTATTGCCCTAATGAATTTGAAtagttgtatgtattttattgtacAATGTAAGTATGtgcatatgtattttattttttatgtattatatttttataccctttcgtgagaagggtatatataagtttttcattccgtttataataacaatataattttccgacctgtccgtctgtgtgttttcAGAACACCCCAGAAATCTGCGAGATTCGAAATACGAGGcaacctttgaaaatttcattaaaagttgagatttttggtactttttcgttgtaTAAAAGATGTTTTTGAAGTTTCTATTATATTAatcccagaaacatgaaattaagtatgtagagcccggataagGCGAGAACACAAAAAGGCGACtttgtggtactttttcgttgtacaaaatgtactttttgaattttatataatattgaacaaagaaacatgagaacccataaaagggggctttttggcacttttttgcGTGAGTGGTCAATGAAAGAATATTTGAAACTCTACATAAAAGGGACAATTTTGGTACTATTTCGTCCTTCAAGACATGGagacatgaaattaggtattttttttattttgaacacatcatggtaaagggtatataagattcgccacagccgaatatagaactcttaattGTACACACTTCTTTCTAAACACATGGCTGAAGTtctcatataaaatattaaatatttgacattCTACTAAATGTTTagatataatattttgtatttttctatagtgattagaaaattattttcgatGTTTAGATGTTGTTTAATTTGGACGTCGTATTTTTTTGTGGATAATATAGTAATTCAAATTTAACTTGTATAGAAGTTATTATGcaaatagatatgtatgtacatttgaaTAGTCACATAATAAGTAATTTCAATTGTATTCGTAATTatatccaaaaaatatatataatttcttttttgagaCAGTCATTTCTAGTATGTCCTGGTAGCACTAGTCAttaagtattaattaaaaactttaaacattcttttgttaaacactttttacatcaaatttatttctttttgtatttgttgttaaatgACTGCCAGCTATTTCtcattaaatatgtacatatgtatatataacacgctataaaatttaaaagagaaccatttatacttatttaattaCACAAGCGACTGTATCTTCTCAAATGACACAAAATACAATTGACAAAAATATTcgaatcatttttaaataatgagaGTTTTGCTGCTCTTTTGAAAACTTAATACATTAAgtcattttaaatataagaGCCTGACGTACAACAGTCCTAATTGAAGTCCTAATTGAAATCATGAGAAGATGTAAtattaacttataaaaaaaacttctacaGCTGTTCTATTATTCgtctttttattgttattagaaGAAGGAATTTCGaaggaaatgaaatttttatctaTTTCGTTAAAATCCTTCTGGATTAAGATGTCTTCAagttaaaatgatttaaatggCCATCTTTTCCACCCGCATATTTTGTCATTTTTCCAACAAACTGAGCtgtttgtttctattttatttcattttatgactttaattctCTTAAATTACACTCTGCTACtttgattatttttgtattttgtttcttttagttACACTTTGTTGGTAATGTCGTTTTGTGTTGGTTAGTTAAtggttcatattttatttttatatccaccatcaccCGCCATATAACAAAATCTCTgttaaattgtatgtatgtatatatgtatgtatgaatgtatgtatgtatgtatgtatgtatgtatgtatgtatgtatgtatgtatgtatgtatgtatgtaggtttaCTAAAGTGATCTGCACGGTAGTACGTATGTGTTAtcgcaaatttttaattaaaataaataatacgcACTGATGTCTTTATTTACTTTTCCccgttttgtttatttttattaatttcaatcttttaaatttgaaatttgtttatttcaaaaaatattaaagattatGATAAATTAATGAAACATGTATATTCCTCCGcgattttaaatatgtttatgaagAACATTGGTAGgcgaataacaaaataatatttgaaacatATTCATTTCCTCCATCAGTTTAAATTGATTAAAGTTCAAGGTTAACGATGaattatctaactaaaaaaatcataattatcacttatttactaattttttcGAAATGCTCAAAAACGGATTACAATAGCCaagaaattaaaactaataGTATCAGCGATTTTTATGTCTGAAAATCAGTACAAtatgttaaaacaaaactttctgCAATTTCTTCCAAATGGGTCTCAAAAAAtctacaatttttatttctatttcgtAAATCGAC is part of the Lucilia cuprina isolate Lc7/37 chromosome 3, ASM2204524v1, whole genome shotgun sequence genome and harbors:
- the LOC111678932 gene encoding uncharacterized protein LOC111678932 — encoded protein: MGNVHAAQCVPTSVQDVNNNIPGLMKRTCQRMSLKREKMPTPTQSTKSQKSNRKRIVLKAMPRCSSFDDLSSLLPSSKKVDNDPTYLLWKKSFECPRDRAETDKQKHLKRMKKRVHDMTSAVSGHITPKGFPSYTNLKPINRNINQNQYKKKLLQLPLPDDSLHAECKNQLFLKNISPQRLSTVVMCNNIPNTNSKTTIQPKYTLAPLNLLSKLSQKKQAILIEQLFRDIKKFESHYDTNMDSFIF